acgatataatacattaaaaagtaaaaattgtaAACCAAACCTGTAATGTATTAAGTACACTAATTTAACATGGAACGCGTCATCTCTAGTTCAAACCTCAATAAATGACTTGGACCCACACATATGAAATATTAGTGAGATGACCCTTGGCATCTTTCTAATACTTATCCATCTCGATTGAATTATCCTTTTGCCAAAATCCCACGTTCCAAACACGAAGCAAGAGGAGCAGTTAACAAAAGACACCCATTCAATCACGTGCCAGTCTCGTGGGCGACAACCCCCTACCCCACCATAACCATCCTTAACCACAAGGCGGTCACTAGTCTCGGCGGTCTACACCCTCCGCGTCACACACTCGAATAAACCACCCTAGGTGCCACTGGATATGCCGCCACCTGTACCACTCCCTCTCGgatatcctctctctctccccctaacAGTAAGTTACCCACCACTTTAAAACCGAATATCCCATTTTTATTCCTTCCATACGCTTCCCATTTTGCCACGCCTATAAATTCGTCTCACCTGTTCCGTTTCTCCTAAACTCCCCTACTCATAATTTTCGAAAGCAAGTTAATCATTTAACTGTTTAATCACTAATGGCTGGTTTTGTTAGAACCAGATCGAAGAGGGTCACTTACCCGCTCGACGATCGGGTGAAAGCGCGACTAGTCGGCGGATACAGCTCCGGACTCAGTGATGTCAGCAGCGGAAGCGAGCACTCCGGCGACTACAACTCCCCCTGCCTCTCCGAGCTCGTCCACCGCTTCCTCCAAGACGACGAGTCGTCCGCCGCTGGTTTTCCCGACAACGAGTCCGACTGGGACCGAGTCGACTCGGCCTCCGACGCGGACGCGATCGACTCCGTCCTTAGGTCCGTGGCCGTTTCCGGAAATGCGGACTCGTACCTGAAGCTGCTCCGTTCTCACGTTTCCCAGGCGGAGGAGGCGTTCGCGTGTTTGAGATCCAACGGCGGCGGCAGCAGCAAGTCGACTCTGGGGCGGAGCGTGATGTCGTTTCTGAGGGGATTGGGACACAATGCGGCGATCTGCAAGACGAAATGGACCTCCTCCGGCAACATCACCTCCGGGAGCTACGAGTTCATCGACGTCGTTCCTGTCCAATCGGGCTCCTCCATGAGGCAGAGCCGGTACTTCGTGGACCTCGACTTCGCCGCCCAGTTCGAAATCGCTCGGCCGTCGAGCCAGTACTCGCGGCTGCTGCAACTTGTGCCCAGAAACTTCGTTGGCAGCTCGGAGGACCTGAAGCGTATCGTTCGGGTCACGTGCGACGCGGCAAAGAGATCGTTGAAGAGCACAGATCTCTCCGTGCCTCCGTGGCGGAAGAACCGTTATATGCAGAACAAGTGGTTCGGTCCGTACAAACGGACCGTCAATCCATTGACGGAGAGAACCTTCTCGACAGACTCGGCCATTTTTGCTCCGGTATCTGGCGCCAAATGCCGCTATGTTGGGTTTGACGACACGGTTTCCGACTCCACCGTGAACGGCCGGCTCTATGTCCGTACTTAACTAGACGATTTTGGAATAATTAGATCAAATTATCGggttaataaattaaattatatataatgagattttattttacttttgttttgcaTTGTAAAACGCGGCGAATGGACAAACTGTACTTGACGGCGCACCTAGGATGTACATCAAACTTCGTAAATTCAAACAAATCTAGACGGTTGGTTTTCCATGTTTATAATTTGTCATTAAATCCAACGGTTGTGAGATAAGGACACACCGTAATTAGTGGAGGTTTGAGGGGGTGATTATTTTGGCTGGAATTTTATCCAGAAAGGATAATTGATGTGATGAGGATGACAGGTGGCACCCTCTGGTGAAGTCGTTTTCGCGAGAGGTGATGGTGACGGCCTGCGGGTGACTATAACATTTGGAGATTGTTGGGACAGTTGGCCTGAAATGCAATTACAAGCGTGGAGTGGTGCAGCAAATTTACGTGAATCATGAGTGacgattaaaattttgaaaggaCACAACAAAGACAGATCAGATCAActtataaaaaagaatgaattaacttttaaggtaaattacataataccCTTCAGGTTTGAGATCTATTACAAACCctatacaacatctttaaaacatttcactttcatagctcacttaatattttatttcaatataatgcatccgttacatttttcatccattgatctgttaagagctgacgtggcaaaaaaatatttttttaatttttttttgcaaaaaaaacctgaatcttctcaaaaaaaaaaaaaaaaaaaaaaaaaaaaaactaaaatacgCAAAATTGAACACTCCACCCCACAAGAATCCCAGCATCTTCCTTTTATTCCccacaaccccaaaacccctcaacccaaaccctaattcctcCCCCTACATGAAGAAAATCCCAGTCCAATTCAATCCCAATTACCTCAAATCCCACTAGAGAAACCCCAAATTCTGGTTCCTCAATCCCTAGATTTTCCACGTCTCCGTTGCCCACACCTTATCAATCTTTAGCCTTCTCCCCCATCCCCTCAATGAATGACACTCTCTCTCCTCCGTTGTCCCCCAACGACGGCGCCAATACCTACGAGACCTGGTACGGCAACATCCAGTACCTTCTCAACATCTCCGCCATCGACTTCTTCTTCTGcgtctttttcttcatcttcatcaagCTCCGAAGCGACCACCGCCGCATGCCCAGCTCGTCCGCCAAGCTCCTCGCGGTGTGGCACGCTACCTGTCGAGAGATTGTGCGCCACTACAGCGCTGACGTCGCCCAATTTCTCTTGATTAAGGGTGGAAGTTGCGGGTTGCTGTTGTCCGTGGCAGTTGGGAGGCTCAGCTCGGGAGGGAGAAGAAGGGTGGGGAGGAGTTGCAGGGAAGGTGGGGTGGGTTTGTGTTTTTCGGAGTACCCACGATGAACCGAATCTCAATCTGCTTAATGAGTACTCACGCACCCATCTACACACCCACACCATCGACAACACACCATCACCACATTGGACTCTCCCTCGTCTCTGCGGAGCTAAGTGAAGCCCAGAAACCGAGAACTAGCTCCGGCAAACCTTGTGAGTTTCGAGCCAGATCCCAGCTAACTCCGCCCATCCCACGACTAATCTAAGGTACAAAGCCTTTCCCCTTGACTCTACGCTCTTTTTCGTATGTAGATCGTAGGGAAAAGATGTATGGAAAAGCTGACAGAATGAGAGAGAAGAGTGACCTGAGAGAGTGAGAAAGTCCACAGTGGTGGTGGTGTGTCGTCGGTTGTGTGGGTGCATAGATGAGTGCTTGCGTGGGTGTACTGTCGGGGAGAGAGTCCGAGAGAGAGCTAGAGAGTGAAAAAGTGAAAGAGAAGAGTGACCTGAGAGAGTGAGAGACTCGGGAAAGGATTtctgggtttgggtttttttaattttttttaattttttataatagggttaatattataacatttttaatgcataaaaaattattttttgccaTATGGCAGCCACATCaacacaaatgtggcagccacgtcagtatttaactgatcaatggatgaaaaatttaacggagatattattttgaaataaaatagtaggtgaggtatgaaagtgaaatgttttaaagatgttgtatggggttgtaattgtcacatcctggcccgaggtccaccacatctcgggctgactccaccaccgtagcaaaatattgtttgctttgggccccgaccatgccctcacggttttgtttctgggaactcacacgagaattttCCAGTGGGTCagccatcatgagattgctctcacgcgctacttgcttaacttcagagttcccatggaacccgaaaccagtgaggttccaaaaggcatcgtgctaggtagggatgaaaatatacatataagaatcactcccttgggcgatgtggatgtcacaatccacctcccttaggggcccgacatccttgtcggcacaccatggccatgattaggctctgataccaaattgtcacatcctggcccggggtccaccacatcccgggccgaCTTCACCAccgtaacatgatattgtccgctttgggcccaaccacgccctcacgattttatttctgagaactcacacgagaacttcccagtaggtcacccatcgtgggattgctcttgcgcgctactcgcttaacttcagagttcccatggaacccgaagccattgagctcccaaaaggcctcatgctaggtagggatgagaatatacatataaggatcactcccctgggtgatgtgggatgttacaataatAGACCTCAAACTTGAAGGggtattatgtaatttaccctaactTCTATTCtgatgtttttatttaattatgctTGCTGTATAAATTAATAATGCATTATTATGCAGAGAAAAAGTTGagtattataattaatttattattaaacaGAAACGTTCAAGTAATGGTGAAAACATTTTGTCTaaaacaaggttctaaaaaacgttaggcaCTAGTCGGGCGGCAGGTTGGCGCCTAGCGTATAGGCGGCTAGACggggtctaggcgggcgcctaggcagatttgagtaaatttcttgtatatcttgtaaataagtacaTATgaacacttacaaaaaattatatttgtatgaaattcatggataagataataaaagaatgataaagtGCAAAAAGAAGTATCCAACaagtataaaatttaaaaacacattaaacatATATGTCATATAACCATAGTGACGAGTATTGTAGGAAccacataaaatgcaaaataggaggaaaataaagaaataaattaatgtaAGATACTTAACTGTTAAAAGCCCATGTAAACATTATTTAGTGTGCAATTAATTTTGTAACAATGCAAATTGCTTTGGTACAAATCTGTTAAAAGACCTTTACAAATTCCAAAACCAAAAAGCCCACCCAAAAAGGCTGACCAAGTGTAAAAAAAGCGTGCAAATTACAAATTGCTTTTATATCCAATTAAATTAacacaaaatccaaaaaaagcTTGCTAAGTTATTCGCTTCACACAGGTCTTCCATGCAATCCTAGGCATGCACCTAGTATTGGTAGCAACAGtgaaatacaataaaaaaatttagggtaaagtacaaaaaatcacctcaattattggtgtcacgacactttcataccttattttttaaaattgacaatgtcatacctcatatttagaatttggtccaatgttatacctttcgttacttggccgtttacttttcagttaaatgttgatgtggcttgattcggggcccactttttattaaaaaaatcattacaatattattaaaaactaaaaaaaaaattatttaatattttttaaatattaaaataataaaaacgtaaaagtaaaaaaaaaaaaaaaaaaaaaaaaaaaaaaaaacaaccctcgttcgtccctcccccttcccCCCTCCTTtgtcttctccccatcttcatcttctttccccCACCTGCAACccccaataaaaataaaaaaattccaatttttcttcTCCCCGCACCCACCCTCAGTTTGTATTTCCCCctccccaccccctcttctcccttttgcaacccaaaaaaaaaaaaaaaaacccagatcccgtcgGCAGGAAGATGGATGCGCGAAaaaggtggaggatgggtgcaaAAAAGGATGTGGAGAATAGATGAGAGTGGTGGATTTAGGGTTGGTAGGGGGTTAGGTCTTTTtttgggggggtgggggggggggacgaactgggttgggttggattttttttttttttttccttcttctttttgggttgcaggggtTTGGGGggggtttcaaattttttttgttttttttggttgaagattaagaagagaagaagatgaagatggggagagagagagggggttgGGAAGGGACGAACAAAGGGttgggttggatttttttttgttttttttttttcacttttctttattattttaaaaaatattaaatatattttttttagtttttaataatatttaattaattttttaatagaaagtgggttctgaatcaagccacgtcagcatttaactgaaaagtaaacggccaagtaacggaaggtataacattggaccaaattctaaaaatgaagtatgacattgtcaattttaaaagatgaggtatgaaagtgttgtataccaatagttgaggtagttttttgtactttacccaagaatttaaaaataagtaAAAGGAAAAGATGGTGGGGACCATCTAAATGATAAAACGGTGCAATTAAACAAACCAAAtaacttcatcttcttcctcgcgaTGCCGGGCTctgcaacaaagaaaaatttcaGATTCCGGCATTCTCCACATATGCCCGCCTAGACCCCGTCCACCTCCGCCTAGCCCCGCCTAGACCCACCTAGTCCCACCTAATCCCGCCCAATCGTCCGCCTAATATGCTTTCCGATTTTGTGAACGATTATGACTTAATCGCGGCGGTCACCGGCCGTTCAGTGCCTAGGCGCCTCCTAGGTGGTCACTTAGActgatttttagaacattggtcTAAAATGCTCAAGTCGAGACAACTTTTTGagaagatttttaatttttaattgatttttggaAAGGTAATAGATAAGGCAAACTACTTCTCACTCCTATGTGGGACTTATGAAGTCGGTGAAACCATTGACATATATCCAAGTTGCAAACTGAATGAGTCAATCTCCATCCAAACAAGAAGCACGTAGATTCGGTTTGCCTTACTTGGACGTGTTTGAAGTTTTCATCGACGAATGATCATAACTTTGAAAAAGATACACCCAAGTTCTTACATCTGTGGAAGGATGAGGAAGAAGTGACGGAGaatatgaaaaaacaaaaagcttGAAAGTgatcacaaattaaaaaagttcTTATTTTTTCGGTTCGTAGTTTTTGTTTATCTTGTGTGTCATTTTCATACAATTTCGTTCATATTTCTTCTATTATTTGTCATTCGcccttcttcattcttcaccagaGAACATATATCCTTCTTTCGAAtctataacataaaaaataaaaactaaaaactataatGAAATGTTATTAAACAGAcccttaattttaaattttgtatcaCAAGTTGTTGAGGCCTTGGAGAAAACTAAAGTGTTCTACTTCTACCGCCAGAACACTACTACAATATAGGCTATCACCGGCGGACCAAAAACCGACAAGAAACCCCGATTTCTGTCGGAAATTTGGCAAAAATCTGACATAAAACACTGCAATGTCGGATTGGAATAGCGACGCCATTGCTACCGTCACTAAAGGGCTTCAGCGTCGCTTTGTTCGCTTAATCCGCCACTACGCagcgtcggtttaaagcgacgctgatgttaacgtcggtttaaagcgacgctagtcaacaattaactaaataaaatatgcaaactagTGACAGTTTAAAGCGACGTTAgagaacaattaaataaataaaatatgcaaactagTGACGATTTAAAGCGACACCACCtttgataataataattaaaaaaaaagtcgaaatttgtttctgtattcgttctcaaataattataactcaaaaaaattatataatcgaaataataaatttcaattttaggccaaaacaaacaataataaaaataattcaaaagaaaaatagtgccATAATATACAAATGTTTTACATCTAACAttccatataatttacaaaaattcatCCTCCATGCTTTCCTGTGCTTGCCTTTGTCGAAGACCACATATTTTGTAGCTCCATAGTGCCATATATAATACTAGCAACTCCATGCTGCCATGCTTGCCATCAGATCAGTGCTCCAATACTTTACTACTTCAACATTAAGGCTCTAATCTCTATAGATTAAACTCAGGttttatacctttaaaaaattatggatCTGCGATTTCCAGTGTCCTTGCTCTTCAGATCCAACAtgcataaatacaaaaaaaacaattaaaaaccaagaaacaaaaataaattttcaatttaagcataaaactatttagaatacaaaatagaaactaaaattaataatcataataatttaaaaatgaaccacCTTCAAGCTCTTCCTCCTCGAATTGGAGTTCTTCAGAATGTTGATCTTCAAACTGGTGATCCAAAGCAAACGGGGAAGGAGttgaggaaaaaatgaaaaggaggaagaaggggaCGCACAGATGAAatggggaaggagaagaagaaagtctGAAATTGGGGGAGAAATGAAAGCACGGTTGAAATGGGAAAGAGAGGGGTTTAAATATGGGTACTTAGTTTGCGTCCGTTAAAACCGACGCAAACGTCTGAcactttttttgaaattcacatagcgtcgctttaatgaaactcgcgtcgctttaatgaaactagcgtcgctttaaaccgacacAAACTTCTGacactttttgaaattcacatagcgtcgctttaatgaaacttgtgtcactttaatgaaactagggtcgctttaatgaaactagcgTCGCTTTTAACCGACACCAACTTCTGACacactttttgaaattcacatagTGTCGCTTTAATGACActagcgtcggttaaaaccgacactaAGTCTCTCCATCCATTCAAACAAGCGGgaaatttcccgcctaatatttcaaatactataattttatatatattaattttataaccctaaaaaatactataataattatatatattaatgtaacaattttatacccctaaaaactataataattatatatatatatatacatattaaattatattttaaaaattggtgaccgtTGGATCAGTTtcaatatacataccattcaatttctttaagtgttatacatacaaaataaataaatttaaatctacttaataaatatatatatatatatatacacacaccattgaacttgatgggatacaaattctatgtaacttttcgatggttataaaacgaaaaactaatttaaatcaatatgtcacttaaaagcgacactgggtttcaaaatatttaaaaaaactaatttaaattgaagatcgaattcattcattctattcatatagggtcaaggaatgtagctgtaaaaaatcatcaaaatcggagttaaaataaccgttaaatcgtgatttttcgtttataaccgtcgaaaagctttgtcccgttacttgatctctgaatgtttgttttttgtgattttttgctgatgtgatcttgaagcatatgcaaacaagtttgatggttgggatcgttgaaattagtttcggagaattcgtatcccatcaaaacaatagattaactaatacttagagtttatttatactttcattaagtataacataagattttgtggtatctacttgtgtaaatattttaatttgaagatcgaattcattcattgtattcatatagggtcaaggagtgtagctgtaaaaaatcatcaaaatcggagttaaaataaccgttaaatcgtgatttttcgtttataaccgtcgaaaagctttgtcccgttacttgatctctgaatgtttgttttttgtgattttttgctgatgtgatcttgaagcatatgcaaacaagtttgacggttgggatcgttgaaattagtttcggagaattcgtatcccatcaaaacaatagattgactaacacttagagtttatttatactttcattaagtataacataagattttgtggtatctacttgtgtaaatattttaaattgaagatcgaattcattcattctattcatatagggtcaaggaatgtagctgtaaaaaatcatcaaaatcggagttaaaataaccgttaaatcgtgatttttcgtttataaccgtcgaaaagctttgtcccgttacttgatctctgaatgtttgttttttgtgattttttgctgatgtgatctcgaagcatatgcaaacaagtttgacggttgggatcgttgaaattagtttcggagaatttgtatcccatcaaaacaatagattgactaacacttagagtttatttatactttcattaagtataacataagattttgtggtatccacttgtgtaaatattttaatttgaagatcgaatccattcattgtattcatatagggtcaggagtgtagctgtaaaaaatcatcaaaatcggagttaaaataaccgttaaatcgtgatttttcgtttataactgtcgaaattagtttcatagaattcgtatccaatcaagttcaatggtgtgtgtgtatatatatatatattaagtagatttaaatttatttattttgtatgtataacacttaagaaattgaatcgtatgtatatttaagccaaTCCAATGatcaccaattttttaaaatttaatttaatatatatatatataattattatagtttttagggatataaaatttaatttaatatatatataatttaatatatatatatatatatacacactttatgtcgcttaaaagcgacactagtatttaaaaattattaaaataatgtttacgtcggtttaaaagcgacactagtatttaaaaattattaaaatatatgtttacGTCAGTTTAAAAGCGACATAAACATTTAATAACGCTTATAAGCGACAGTAAATCCGACGTCATGTTCAGTTAGTGTCGCAACTGCCTAATCCGCTACTATATTAGATTAAAGCGACACCACCCTCCGACACTATAGccccttttgtagtagtggaAGTTGAATCGTACATTAAAAACTTAGTTTGCCAATTTTTTGCTACAGCAAATATGATTGTTCCTTGCTTCTTAGTAGTCTCATACCACGCACTTTGCGCATGACAATTGGTTTTTTTCTTGACATGATTGTTGGGCCGCAAGTCTGGTGTTTCTAAATTTTGTCTCTTTAGTGTCTATTATCTAATTACTTATTATCTAATTACTTGTTATCTAATTACTTGACATGTATCGTCCAACTTACTAAAAGGTTAACATTGTTCACttcattattttgattattttgtatcggaaattaaaaccaaaaacctAGAAATACCAAGGTAGAGTAATCGTCAAATTCTTCAGTTCTATTGATAGCCATCGAATCACCCAAACCCATGACCAGCCCACCTCGCCAACGACAACTCCGTATATTCATAGATGCCAACCAagtctcctctctctctctctctctctccccccccccaaaaagGATTTCATATGGATTC
This genomic stretch from Pyrus communis chromosome 2, drPyrComm1.1, whole genome shotgun sequence harbors:
- the LOC137726957 gene encoding uncharacterized protein, which translates into the protein MAGFVRTRSKRVTYPLDDRVKARLVGGYSSGLSDVSSGSEHSGDYNSPCLSELVHRFLQDDESSAAGFPDNESDWDRVDSASDADAIDSVLRSVAVSGNADSYLKLLRSHVSQAEEAFACLRSNGGGSSKSTLGRSVMSFLRGLGHNAAICKTKWTSSGNITSGSYEFIDVVPVQSGSSMRQSRYFVDLDFAAQFEIARPSSQYSRLLQLVPRNFVGSSEDLKRIVRVTCDAAKRSLKSTDLSVPPWRKNRYMQNKWFGPYKRTVNPLTERTFSTDSAIFAPVSGAKCRYVGFDDTVSDSTVNGRLYVRT